A part of Solibacillus sp. FSL H8-0538 genomic DNA contains:
- the rpsQ gene encoding 30S ribosomal protein S17 produces the protein MTERNQRKVYTGRVVSDKMDKTISVLIETHKKHKLYGKRVKYSKKFKAHDELNEAKIGDIVRIMETRPLSATKRFRLVEVVEKAVII, from the coding sequence ATGACTGAGCGTAATCAACGCAAAGTTTACACGGGCCGCGTAGTTTCAGATAAAATGGACAAAACAATTTCTGTTTTAATCGAAACACACAAAAAGCACAAGCTTTATGGTAAACGTGTAAAGTACTCTAAAAAGTTTAAAGCTCATGATGAGTTAAACGAAGCGAAAATCGGTGATATCGTACGTATCATGGAAACTCGCCCGCTATCAGCTACGAAACGTTTCCGCCTAGTGGAAGTTGTAGAAAAAGCGGTTATTATTTAA